One genomic region from Osmerus eperlanus chromosome 6, fOsmEpe2.1, whole genome shotgun sequence encodes:
- the LOC134022016 gene encoding histone H2A-like, with the protein MSGRGKTGGKARAKAKTRSSRAGLQFPVGRVHRLLRKGNYGQRVGAGAPVYLAAVLEYLTAEILELAGNAARDNKKTRIIPRHLQLAVRNDEELNKLLGGVTIAQGGVLPNIQAVLLPKKTEKAVKAK; encoded by the coding sequence ATGAGCGGAAGAGGCAAAACCGGAGGAAAAGCCAGGGCTAAGGCCAAGACCAGGTCGTCCCGCGCTGGGCTCCAGTTCCCCGTGGGTCGTGTTCACAGGCTTCTCCGCAAGGGCAACTATGGGCAGCGTGTGGGAGCTGGTGCACCCGTCTACCTGGCAGCAGTCCTTGAGTACCTCACCGCTGAGATCCTGGAGTTGGCCGGCAACGCGGCTCGTGACAACAAGAAGACCCGCATCATTCCCCGTCACCTGCAGCTGGCCGTCCGCAACGACGAGGAGCTCAACAAACTCCTCGGTGGCGTTACGATCGCTCAAGGTGGAGTGTTGCCCAACATCCAGGCGGTTCTTCTCCCCAAGAAGACCGAGAAGGCCGTTAAGGCCAAGTAA
- the LOC134022010 gene encoding histone H3: MARTKQTARKSTGGKAPRKQLATKAARKSAPATGGVKKPHRYRPGTVALREIRRYQKSTELLIRKLPFQRLVREIAQDFKTDLRFQSSAVMALQEASEAYLVGLFEDTNLCAIHAKRVTIMPKDIQLARRIRGERA; the protein is encoded by the coding sequence ATGGCCAGAACCAAGCAGACCGCTCGTAAATCTACCGGTGGCAAAGCCCCGAGGAAGCAGCTCGCCACCAAGGCTGCTCGTAAGAGCGCGCCAGCTACCGGTGGCGTGAAGAAGCCCCATCGTTACAGGCCCGGAACCGTGGCTCTGAGAGAGATCCGTCGTTACCAGAAGTCTACCGAGCTGCTTATTCGCAAGCTGCCTTTCCAGCGCCTGGTGAGGGAAATCGCCCAGGACTTCAAGACTGACCTGCGTTTCCAGAGCTCCGCTGTGATGGCTCTGCAGGAGGCCAGCGAGGCTTACCTGGTCGGTCTGTTCGAGGACACCAACCTGTGCGCCATCCACGCCAAGAGGGTCACCATCATGCCCAAGGACATCCAGCTGGCCCGCCGCATCCGCGGAGAGCGCGCCTAG